The region cttatgcatacatatatatcacgAATATTTCTAGATTGATCTCGCAAAATTCGTATGCATATTTTTAATGGATATTGGCACTCGTTTATTGAACCGCAATGCGATCAGAATGTGTACTTTCAgctatttttcttttagtaTCCTCTGTTGTTTTAATTCTTGCTAGACTTGTGTGGACTTTGGTAATTGCCTATCAATGCAGTATCACACAAATATTAGACACTTATACATCGAGAATAATTATGGTGAAAATTATGACACGGGGATCGAAATTTGGCGAGATTCCTCAATGCTCATATCTTCGTCCAAATTCAGAGATAACGGATAATTCGTTGCTATGAGTCAACAATGTATAAAAAACAGATCACTAATTCCCTATTCTCATctagttgaaaataatagatTATAGCATAATCCAGTTTACATTATGCCAGAAATGATAGTTTgttacaatttaaaaataatgtaaatcctctgaaaagaaaaaaagcactTAAACCACAAGCACTGATAAAATCGTGTCCAACGAGCGACAATTACAAATCGATTCCGTAGCTGTTTCGTCGTTCATGATAATTCACCTGAAATCGTTCCGAGTCAACCGCTTGGCTGATTGTGCGTGAGCAACGTTTTTCGTCCGTAAATGATGCGTGTCTTTGATGTAGGGAATCGTGGTTAGTCACCTGAAACTCGACGAGGTTAGTACAAGCGTAAATGACGGTGAACCGTTTAAAAGGCGTTTAAATCCTTGCTCACTTACCAGCGCAAGATGAGAAAGCAGGCGTTGAAATTCTCGTAGTTTGCTCGATGTGTAGGTACATACAGGCTTCTAAACAAGGTCTGCTGGAATCCTGAAcggaacaattttttcttcctgaGTAGGTATACAAGGGGGATTCTGCGTAAAAATTCCAACACCGGAATATTGCCGACATTTCAGCCGCTTTATAGCTCAGACACAAGCCCttctaaatttttcattttcgcggTGATTAccataattttcttttctctctgaaaacagagaaacgggaGTTTGAAAATGGTGTCTGAGCTATAAAACGGTTAAAATGTTTGTAAAATGCAGGTTTCGAAATCTGTATGCAGAAACCCCGTTGTATACATACTTTTAGAATCAAACCGGACATTGTTTACATAGCAAAACCTCTCGAGTAAGCAAAGTGAACTGATTAATTACAATCGATAAGGCGTATAGTCTCCAGCAATGGCCTCACGCACACAGAAGACTTCCTGCGTCACGtcggaaaaattcaatgaCGCCTAATCAGACGACAACGACGTCGCGAAGTGTCCGTCAAAACGGTTACGTCCTCTTCCGAGTCGATGACGATCGACGGTCTTCTAGACAGCCGGCCCGTGTTCACGGTTGTCGAAATCGGGACCTGATCCTTCTTACCCAGGCACTGAGCTGGAAATGACGACCGACGAAGCAGTGGGGGTGGCCGGGCAGCTGAAAAAGGGACATTATGGTTCCTAGAGTTTCGCTGTTTGCACAGGTAAATCGGTTCGATATTTTGTCACGCTGGTCCAACGAAAACGACGTGGTGCGATTTTCTGTAAGATATCTTTAATCCTGGAAGTATTATTCCAGTCTTTGCTCAATGCCACCGCAAGTATTTATACAACGGCGAGCTGCTTGAACGAGGAGTTAAAGCGATtggttttttgtttaattactATCGAAATGATACACTGTGGCTGATTTATGACACCTATACGATATTATATTCCGCACATTGCAAAAGGAGGTCAAAGATTCGTTGAATACATTGCCGTAATTATATACACGTCGGTAGATTTTTTACTCTTGTTGGGGTCAAACGGGAAGGATCACGTTTTAGAAAAACAGTGAACACATGATTGTCAATGTCTCTTATTTTTCCACTGTAGCTTTTGCTGATCAATTATGCAAACTGTTTATAAGAAGATACGGAATATGTTTCAGAATCTCATTTCTCGGAGAGTTATATTTCAGCACGTCCGGAGCTTATCCTGCGCTCTGCAACAAGTGGGTTGAAACTGGATGTTGACTATATCTAATGCAATAGTCGTTATATTATACTTGCGATTTACCGAGCAAACGAAGCGGGGATCGGTGCATCATACCCTGGATTTCGAAGGACTTCTGGGCCTGAACCGTCTCCTTGCGAACGGCTCGTCTCTGGGCTAAATCGACGAGGGATGATCTCCTCGCTACAGTCGCGACGCCGCCGTCGGAACGCTGGTTATGGAATTTAAGAAAACGGTGAGGATGGATGCCACATGTCGCGTGACTTGCTGCTACTCTTTACTCTGCTTTGATCTGCATCGTAATTATAATGACAAATCAGCCGGCGCACCTTGACTGCCGCAAAAAGACGAACTCGCAGAACTTCGACCAGCGCAGCAACCGCCGAACCGACCAGCAAGACAGCGAGGATATGACCCGCTATGGAGATGGAATTCTTCTGATGAGTGCTCACGTTTTGCTGATCGCTCGTGTCTTCTGCGAATCTTTTGGCGTATCTTTCAGCGGCGAATCGTCCCCTCGATTTCTCGCCATCAGGACGCTTTGGTTTGGTGCAGTTTCCATCGTAGTTGCTGAGGTGTACCAACTTCGCTAGGGATTTGTAGTCGGGGTTCCCGCAGAGCTTCATCCTTCGGTAATCCGCTTGCGGTAGTTCATCAGCGGATCTCCCTCGTTCCTGCTCGTCAAATCCATCCGTTTCGCGATTCGTATCAAGCAGCAGCTTCAGCGGCAGTGAAAACAGCGCGCCAAGTATCAAGAGCGTTAAGAGTATGCCGACGTTTATGCCAAGCGACACACGGCTGATCATCTTTAGCCGAATGATCGCGAAATAGGTACCGGTGATTAATCAGCCCTCCATTTTACATATCACGCAGGTACACACTCGCGAAATATCCTCATCAGTCGCGCACTTCGGATAATTTTACTTGACTTTATCGCACTGTTGAGATGGACGAGCCGTTACTGCGAACGGTTGTGCTCTCGTTATAGCCGCTGTTACTAAACTGGAACGGCAATTTCGCGAGACGAGCTCGTTTTATGCCCGCGATACGTTTGTTCGAAATACACCGATCACCTTTTCCATCGTTGTTCAAACACAACTGTTGCGTCTATTCCTCAAACTCTGCAGCTGGCCGAGGCGGGTCTCCTCGGCAATGTGGGCTGATATTGATTCCCCGAAGACCACTACTGCGCACGCCCAATCTTCCGAACATGTATTATATTTCTTTCGACGCGTTGATAGTCGAGTATTCAAATTCGATAAAGTGACCTCACCGATGGCGATAATGCATGGTCGTCGTTTTGTCACCGATCGATATTGACTTGGTATACGAACAGTAACTCGATCCACTGATTGAAAACGGTGCGATTGAGTTGAATCCGAGTAGCGAATGAGCACAATATACCATAAGATCAGGTTCAATAATGAACGTTGAAAATGGATAACCGTTTTTGCATATAATTGGAATTCACAGTTTGACGATTTGATGGATAATTGATAAATGCcagatgaattaaaaaaacttaGCTATTTCGGCCAGAGGGAGATTTGGTTGCTGTATGGGTCTTGAGTACCCAGCAACCCGTTGGGAGTGTTGAGACATTACGGGGGCAGCCGTAAGGGTGGTAAAGAAGTATTTGGAAGGACCTTTGGTGTACGAAAagatatgtgtgtgtgtgtctgtttAAGGAGGGGGTCTTTTGAAGCTGCCGTCCTTAGTGTgcatacataaataatattagaCAATATCAAATTAAAATTCGCATCTTTCCACGAGAGCAACAATGGCCAGGCCAACAAAGGAAGCGCCTGCTCAGCAGAGGCGGCGTCGGGTCGGAGGAGCGAGGCGGCGTCGTttataaaagtaataaaacaATCGAACAACAACTCCGAAGCCGAGGGAGCGAGAGGCGAATCGGCCGGACGCGAGAATAGCCAGTGGCTAAAGGAGGAAGGAAACGGTGGTACAgcaaaaacgaataaaaagtaGAGATGAAACACAGGGGAACACCGACCCGACCTGCAGGCCGACCGGTAGCCCCGCCGGAATACGTATATATCTTGCTCTGCTTCTCCATACTCCGATTCTTCGAGGTTCTCAATCCTCCTGCACCTCTGCATGTACAATCTTGTACTTCAGCTGGCTCTTCGCCGTCTTTAATTCGTCCACGTGAGGGCAGAAGCTTTTCATCTGACCTTTCGAGTCCGGTCCGAGTTGGAGCATCCCCTTAAAGAGCTTTTGTTTGGCCTCGATTGGTCTGCTCTTCATTCacacggtagaaaaaaatgcgGTGTG is a window of Neodiprion pinetum isolate iyNeoPine1 chromosome 4, iyNeoPine1.2, whole genome shotgun sequence DNA encoding:
- the LOC124217993 gene encoding uncharacterized protein isoform X2 yields the protein MISRVSLGINVGILLTLLILGALFSLPLKLLLDTNRETDGFDEQERGRSADELPQADYRRMKLCGNPDYKSLAKLVHLSNYDGNCTKPKRPDGEKSRGRFAAERYAKRFAEDTSDQQNVSTHQKNSISIAGHILAVLLVGSAVAALVEVLRVRLFAAVKRSDGGVATVARRSSLVDLAQRRAVRKETVQAQKSFEIQGMMHRSPLRLLERRISSGRAEI
- the LOC124217993 gene encoding uncharacterized protein isoform X1 — protein: MISRVSLGINVGILLTLLILGALFSLPLKLLLDTNRETDGFDEQERGRSADELPQADYRRMKLCGNPDYKSLAKLVHLSNYDGNCTKPKRPDGEKSRGRFAAERYAKRFAEDTSDQQNVSTHQKNSISIAGHILAVLLVGSAVAALVEVLRVRLFAAVKRSDGGVATVARRSSLVDLAQRRAVRKETVQAQKSFEIQGMMHRSPLRLLAARPPPLLRRSSFPAQCLGKKDQVPISTTVNTGRLSRRPSIVIDSEEDVTVLTDTSRRRCRLIRRH